The Duganella sp. BuS-21 sequence GGCTGGACTACCGCTTCTGATCCCATGCAGAGACATCTGACCCGCTACCTTCTCCTGATCCTTGCGCTGGCGCTGATCCCCTGCGCGGTCAACGCCGCTCCCGGGCCGCTGGTGCTGGACGGGCAGCGCGACTATGTGGAAGCATGGCCGGTCGTCCAGATCATGCGCGATCCCGACGCCAGCCTGACGCCGGAGGCCGCGCTGGCCGCCGAGGCGCGCTACACAGTTCCCGACTCCGCCTACGCCACGCTGGGCGTACAGAAGGACGTCGTATGGCTGCGCATTCCGGTCTCGCTGCCGGCCGGCAGCCGGGGCGATTGGATACTGAATATCGATTACGCGGTGCTGAACCGCATCGACGTCTATGTGGCCAGCGCCGGCCGCATCGCCCGGCACACGGTCATCGGCAATCTGCAACCGGATGCGGACGGCGTCTCGCGCGGCCGCGTGCCGGCGGCCCTGCTGCACCTGGCGCCGGGCGCGGACTACGTACTGCTGCTGCGCGTGCAGAATACCGGCGCCATGATCCTGCCGATCAGCCTTGCGCGACCGGCCAACTTCCACGGCGACTCGCTCAACGAGCAGATGCTGCAAGGCGTGCTGACCGGGATCAGCCTGTGCCTGCTGATGTACAGCATCGCGCAATGGGTCACGCTGCGCGAGCCGCTGTTCGGCAAGTTCGCGCTGCTGGTCCTGGGCACCACGCTGTTCTCGGTGGAGTTCTTCGGGCTGGGCAACCAGTACCTGTGGAAGAACAACTATTGGATGAGCATCCACGCCGGCGGCCTGTTCGCGCTGACGGCGTCCGCCGGCGCCTACCTATTCGTGGAACAGGCGCTGGCGCGGCCGGGCAAGGACCGCGTCTTCAGTCGCCTGATGGTCGGCGGCGCCGCCCTGTGCGCGGTCAGCGCCCTCGCCTACGTCACCGACATCATGAGCGTGGAAATGCTGGTGATCGTGGTCAGCTCGCTGGGCGTGATGCCGATGCTGCTAGGCCTGCCCGGTGCCTATCTGCGCGCGCGCCGTGGCGACGCGGTCGGCATCTACTTCCTGTTCGGCTGGGGCGTGAGCTTCGCGTCGTCGGCGATACTGAGCCAGGTTGTCAGCGGCAAGGTGGGCGCCAACTTCTGGACCATGCACTCCCTGCAATTCGGGAACATGCTCGACATGCTGGTATTCACCCGTATCCTCGGCCTGCGCATCAAGGCCATGCAGAGCGCCATGCTGCGCGCCGAGGAAGCCACCCGCACCAAGTCCGAATTCCTGGCCCACATGAGCCACGAGATCCGCACGCCGATGAACGCCATCATCGGCATGAGCCGCCTGGCCCTGATGACCGAACCGAATCCCAAGCTGCAGAATTACCTGGGCAAGATCCTCGGCGCCGGCGAACACCTGCTGGCCGTGATCAACGACATCCTGGACTTCTCCAAGATCGAGGCGGGCAAGCTACGGCTGGAGTCCGCGCCGTTCGAGCTGCAGGAGATGCTGGACCACCTGGCCAGCCTGACCGTCATCAAGTCCGACGCAGCGCGCGTGGAACTCAAGATGCGCGTCGACGGCACGGTGCCGCCGCGCCTGACCGGCGATCCGCTGCGGCTGACCCAGGTGCTGATCAACTTGACCAGCAACGCCGTTAAATTCACGGAACGCGGCGAGATTATCGTCGCCGTGGAGTTGATGGACAAGACCGCCGACACCGTGGCGCTGCGCTTCTCGGTCAGCGACACCGGCATCGGCATGCGCTCATCCCAGCTGGAGAATCTGTTCCAATCCTTCAACCAGGCGGGCGACACCACCACGCGCAAGTACGGCGGCACAGGCCTGGGACTGAGCATCTCGCGCCAGCTGGTGCAGCTGATGGGCGGCGACATCCAGGCGATGAGCACCCCCGGCATCGGCAGCCGTTTCAGTTTCATCGTCCGTCTCGGCATCGCCGCCAAGAGCGCCGCGCCGGTCGACTGGCCGCTGCATCATCAGCCGCCGGCCCAGCCGGCACAAGCGGCTCGCGCGCTGCGCCGCTCGGACAACGCCGGCCTGGCGCTGCGCGACCTGTCCGCGCTGGACGGCGCGCGCATCCTGCTGGTGGAGGACAACGCCAACAACCGTGAAGTGGCCTTGGATTTCCTGGCCGCCGCGCGCATGCAGATCGACGTGGCGGAGCACGGCGCCGAAGCGCTGCACATGCTTGAACAGACCGACTACGACCTGGTGCTGATGGACGTGCAGATGCGCGAGATGGACGGCCTCACCGCCGCGCGCCGCATCCGCGCCATGGAACGCTGCCGCCATCTGCCGATCGTCGCCATGACCGCCTACGCCATGGCCGGGGACCGCGACAAGAGCCTGGCGGCCGGCATGAACGACCACCTCACCAAGCCTATCGCGCCGGAGCAGTTGTTCCGCGCGCTGATCAAATGGATACCGACGTCGCGCCTGGCGGCGCGCCGGGCGCAGGCCAGCGCCGCGCTGCAGGCGACGCCGCCGGCCGATCACGCCGACTACGCCAGCCATGCGGGCCATGGCACGCCGCAGTCGCCGTTGCCGCCAGTGCCCGGGGTGGACTGGCAGGTGGCGCTGGAAGGCGCGGACCGCCAGCGCGGCCGCCTGGACAAACGCATACGCGGCTTCCTGCAGGAATACCGGAACGCCGCCGGCACCGTGCGCGAAGCAGTCGCCAGCGGCCGGCATGAAGTGCTGTACAGCCTCACACACAACCTGAAATCGACCGCCGCCTACATCGGCGCGCTGCAGCTGGCCGCACAGGCGCAAGCGCTGGAGCAGGCCATGCGCACCGAACGCGGCGAGCGCATCGACGCGCTGGCCGGCGAACTGGCCGAGGGCCTGGAACAGGTGGTCGGCGGCCTGGGCCAGTTGGAACGAGAACCGGCGCAGGTGCGCTACCGCGACAGCGATGCGCGCTTGCTGATCACGCGCCTGGAAGCTTATCTGCGCAGCGACGACGCCCGCGCCGAGGACGTGCTGGCCGAACTGCGCGCGCTGCCGACGGTGCGCCGCCACGCGGAGCCGCTGTCGCTGATCCAGCGCGCCGTGGACGACATTGAATATCACGCCGCCCTGGCGCCGCTGGGCGTGCTATTGCGCGCCCTGCACAACGAACTGGAAGAAAGCGCATGAACTTTGCGGGAACCCAAAAAGTCCTGGTAGCCGACGACGACATCGTCAACCGCCAGGTATTGGCGGAGCTGCTCAAGCCCGAGCACACGGTGCTGCTGGCGAAAAACGGCGAGCAGGCGCTGGAGCGCGCCGCCCGCCATCTGCCGGACCTGATCCTGCTGGACGTGGTGATGCCGGACATGGACGGCTACGAAGTGCTGCGCCGCCTGCGCGCGGACGCGCAGACCGCGCATATCACGGTGATTTTCATCTCCGGCCTGGGACGGCCGGAAGACGAGGCCAATGGCTTGAAGATGGGCGCGGCCGACTACATCTCCAAGCCGTTCAACGAAACCGTAGTGATGGCGCGGGTGGCCATGCACTTGCAGATGGTGCGCCAGCGCCGCATGCTGGAGCACCTGGCGCACGTGGACGGCCTGACCGAATTGGCCAACCGCCGCCGCTTCGACGAAGTGTATGAAGCCGAATGGCAGCGCAGCCGCCGCAGCGGCCGCCCGCTGTCGCTGGCGCTGCTCGATATCGACGCTTTCAAGCAGTACAACGATTTCTACGGCCACCCGGCCGGCGACCGCGCGCTGCGCGCGGTCGCACGCACCGCTGCTTCCGGCCTGCGCCGCCCGGCCGACCTGGCGGCGCGCTATGGCGGCGAAGAAATGGTGCTGCTGCTGCCCGATACGGAAGCAGCGCAGGCGCAGCAGGTGGTCGCCAGCATCTGCAGCGCCATCGCAGAGCTGCAGATTCCGCACGAGGCCTCGGGCGTTGCGCCGATGCTGACGGTGAGCGCCGGCGGCGCCACGCTGAACACCGCCACCACCGAAAATTGCGCCGAGCTGTTTTCCGCCGCCGACACCCTGCTCTACGAAGCCAAGAAATCGGGCCGCAACCGTGTGGTGTGGCGACCGCTGGCCTAAGCCACTTGCCGCACCGATAAATGCTCGACCTTGTGGCGTGACTGCGTGGTACGGGAGCAGAAGTAGCCACCGCCGGCCAGCGGGCCGGGCGCCGAAAAGTACTCATTCTCGTCCACATAGAGCCGCGTGCCACGCGCATCGACCACGATGCGGATGCGGATGCGGTACGGACGGTTCACCTGCAGCAGGTAAGCGGGCGCTGTGTACTCCTGCAAAAGCCGGCGCTGGCCACTGCCGTCGTAGTAACGGCATCGGGGAACTGCGCGCGCGGAGGAAGTGAGGGATGCGGTACTCATGGCCGCCAATATAAGCCTCACACACCTGTAATAAAACGAACAATTCCAAATAAGCTTGTTTAAAAAACCGTGATATCGAAATCGTGATGGCGACCGAGAATTTAGTTATCGCCGCGCGGCTTGATATGAAGCGCCAAGGTGGCGAACATCTGTTCGACATCGATAGGCTTGGCGATAAAGTCGTCCATGCCGGCGCTGGTGCATTGCTCCCGTTCGGACTCCATCACGCCGGCGGTCATGGCGATAATGGGCAGCGTCAGGCCCAGCTCCTGGCGGATCTTGCGGGTGGCGGTGAAGCCGTCCATCACCGGCATCTGCACGTCCATCAACACCAGGTCATAGACGCCGCCGGCCAGTCGGTCGAGCGCCAGCTGGCCGTTGTCCGCCACCGATACCACGGCATTTGCCTGTTCCAGTATGCCCCTGGCGACGTTCTGGTTGATCGGGTTGTCCTCCACCAGCAGGATGCGCACGCCGTCCAACGCCGGCATCGGCGGCGCTGCCGGCACGCCGCCGTCCTGCGTCGTCGGCGCCAGCGCCGTCTGCACGGCGTCGAACAGGCTGGAGGCGGTGACCGGCTTGGTGAGGAAAGCCGCCGCGCTGGAGCCGGCCATTTCCTCCATCAGCTTACCGCGCGCGTAGGCGTTGAGCATGCAGATCACCGGCACCGGCGACAGTGCCTGTATCGCGCGCATGGTCGCCATGCCGTCCATGTCCGGCATCACGCTGTCGACCAGCACCACATCGTAATGCGTGCCGGCGCGCAGCCGCGCCAGCGCTTCTTCGCCGGAGGCGGCGCGGTCGCTGGTCCAGTTCCAGCCCCGGATGGTGGTACCGATGAAGGTACGGCTGGTGCGGTTGTCGTCCACCACCAGCAGGTGCAGCTTGCGCGAGGAACGTGCGGCCAGCGCGGCTGGCGCCTCCTCGGCCTCCTTGAACTCCAGCGTGAAGCGGAACTCGCTACCCTTGCCCGATTCGCTGTCCACCTGTATGGTCCCGCCCAGCAGCGCGATCAGGTTCTTGGTGATAGTGAGCCCCAGACCGGTGCCGCCGAAGCGCCGTGTGAACGACAGGTCGCCCTGCGTAAATGGCGAAAACAGGCGCGCCTGCTGTTCCTCGCTCATGCCGATGCCGGTATCGCGCACGCTGAAGCGCAAGGTCAGCGGCGAGCGCGTCATGCGCTGCACCAGCACCGATACTTCGCCGTGCTCCGTGAACTTGATGGCATTGCCGGCCAGGTTGACCAGCACCTGCTGCAGGCGCAACGCATCGCCCACCAGTACGCGCGGCACTTCCGGCTCCACCGCCATGCACAGTTCCAGTTCCTTGTCGCCCAGGTTCACGCTCATGATGGTAGCCACCGAGTGCATCACGTCATCCAGCTTGAAGCGTACCGGATGCAGCTCGACCTTCCCGGCCTGCATCTTTGAGAAGTCCAGTATGTCGTTCAATATGCCGAGCAGCGACTGGCCGGAAGCCCGGATCATCTCCAGGTAGCGGCTCTGTTCCTGCGACAGCCGGGTGGTGCCCAGCAAATGCGCCATGCCCAGCACCGCGTTCATCGGCGTGCGCAGTTCGTGGCTCATGTTGGCGACGAAGGCGTCCTTGGCGGCGTTGGCCTGCTCCAACGAGCGGCTGATGTTGCGGGCGTAGATCCACGCAACGCAGAAGCCGGCCAACAGCAGCGCCGTCACGCCCAGGCTGATCCACTTGATCGAGGCCAGCATCTCCGACCACACCACGCTGCGCGGCACGCCGATCACCACCGCCCAACCGGTGGCCGCCGAACGGCTGTACATGGAATACACCGGCAACCCTTCCAACGTGGTGGCCTCCACCGCCGCCTCCATCTTGGCAGGCATCTGCGCCAGCAGTGAAGGTGCGCCTTTCTTGCCGACCGATCGTTGCGGGTCATGCGAACGGGCGACGATGGCGCCCTGCGAATCGAAGATGGCCACCACCCGGTCCGGCGGCAGGCGCGGCTCCTTCAGCACTTGCCCAAGCCGCTCCGGCACGAAGGCAGTCGATATGCAGTAGATGACCTTACCGTCGCGTAGCACCGGCGCGTGGATCGCAACCAGCGGCCGTTTCAACGCGCCGCCGATGAACACATCGGAAATCACAGGCTTGCCGGTCTCGAACACCTTGCGTACGCGCTCGGCGCTGCCGGGGTCCTGCATCGGCGAACCATAAGGCCGCGCGGTGTTCAGCAACTGCACCGAGTCGCGGTCGCTGAGGACGAAATTAAAACCCGGGAATTCGGGCCGCAGCGCCTGCGCGGCTTCCGCATGGAAGGCGGCAAAGTCGCCCTTGTCGATACTGGGCGAATGCGACAGGGCCAGCGCCACGGTGATGCCGGTGTTCAGATCCCGGTCCACCGCCTGTATCAGCGCGCGGGCGGCGATCAGCGTGTCGAACTTGATCTGCTCCCGTTCCCGTTCGATGAAGTGAGCCGTCAGCAGAAAAAAGCCGACGATGGCCGGCAAGGCGCAGGCCCATACGAGGGTATAGATTTGCACCTTGATCGACGGCAGTCTGCCTCGCGTCATGAAAGTCGTTCCCGCTGCTATGTGAAGGACGACTCTATCACAAGCCCAGGCCCGCTCCCAACCGCAACGTGGCAGCAATGTTCCTGGCCGCGCCGCGTAGACTGACGGCGGCTGATGCCAACGCCTGCTCCAGCGTGCACACGCCGCTGACCGATGCGAATACCGCATCGATGCCATGGTCGTGCACCGCCGCCGCGCCCGTGGCCAAGGACCCGGCGATGGCGATCACTGGTTTGCCATGGCGCTGCGCCACGCGCGCCACGCCGATCGGCGTTTTGCCGTGGATGGTCTGGCCGTCGATGCGGCCTTCGCCGGTGATGACCAGGTCCGCATCGGCCACCGCCGCGTCCAGCCCGACGGCGTCGGTGACGATTTCGCTGCCGGGGCGCAGGCGGCCGCCGAGGAAGGCCAGCATGGCCGCCGCGATGCCGCCGCCGGCGCCGGCGCCCGGTACATCGGCCACATTATGGCCGGCGTCACGCGCGACGATGGCGGCGTAGTGGCGCAGATTGTCGTCCAGCCGCGCCACCATGTCGGGCGTAGCGCCCTTTTGCGGGCCGAAGATGGCGGAGGCGCCCTGCGGGCCGACCAGCGGGTGGCTGACGTCGCAGGCGACATCGAACACGCAGTCCTTGATGCGGGCGTCCAGGCCGGACAGGTCGATGCGGTCCAGCGCATCGAGCGCGCCGCCGCCCGGCGCCAGCTCGGCGCCGTCGCCGTCCAACAGGCGGCCGCCGAGCGCCTGCAGCATGCCGGCGCCGCCGTCGTTGGTGGCGCTGCCGCCGACGCCCAGCACGAAACGGCGCGCGCCGGCGTCCAGCGCGTGCCTGATCAATTGGCCGGTGCCGTAGCTGGTGGTGCGCAGCGGGTCGCGCTGCGCTGGGGTCAACAGTTCCAGCCCGCTGGCGGCCGCCATTTCAATGACGGCGGTGCTGCCGTCGCCCATCATGCCGTAGAAAGCGGCCACCGGCGCGGCGGTGGCGCCCAGCGGGCCTTGCGCCGGCAGCTCGACCAGCGTGCCGCCGCTGGCGTCGATCATGGCCTGCACCGTGCCTTCGCCGCCGTCGGCGACGGGCAGTTTGATATACGTCGCATCGGGGAAGATGTCGCGGAACCCGGCCTCGATGGCGTCGGCTACGGCCATCGCCGACAGGCTCTCCTTGAACGAATCCGGGGCGATGACTATTTTCATCGGCCTATTCTATGGCGACTATCGCCATTTCGGTACGGTTGTCCAGCAAATAAGCGGCTTGATACACATTGATACACATAAAACAACAAGCTCGGAAATGCCGAAAACATACTGTATTATTTGCGCTTGCCCGACTTTGGCTCACAAGGCCGCCCGCCGGGACTACGATAAAACACAAAAAAGCAGGAGCGACTTTGAGCATTTTTAGAACGAAGAATCTGGATGAGATGATCGCCAACGCCGGCAAGCCGGGCGGACTGGCTAAGGTACTCGGGCCTTTCGACCTGATTTTAATGGGCATCGGCGCCATCGTCGGCACCGGTATTTTCGTGCTGACCGGTACCGGCGCCGTCACCGCCGGCCCCGCGCTGACGTTGTCCTTTGTGGTGGCGGCCATCGCCTGCGGCTTCGCCGCCCTGTGCTACGCCGAATTTGCCTCCACCGTTCCGGTGGCCGGCTCCATCTACACCTATTCTTACGCCACCCTGGGCGAACTGGCCGCCTGGATGATCGGCTGGGACCTGCTGCTTGAATACGGCCTGGCCACGTCGGCCGTGTCGGTGGGCTGGTCGGGCTACTTCCAGTCGCTGCTGTCCGGTTTCGACATCCACCTGCCGGTGGTGCTGTCGGCGGCGCCCGGCGCCCTGCCCGGCGTGACCACCTATATCAACCTGCCGGCGCTGTGCATCATGCTGATCCTGACGGCGATGCTGAGCATCGGCGTGCGTGAATCGGCGCGCGTCAACAACGTCATGGTGGTCATCAAGATCACCGTGGTGCTGCTGTTTATCGTGGTAGGCGCCCGTCACGTGACGCCGTCGAACTGGCAGCCCTTCATGCCTTACGGGATCAACGGCATGCTAAGCGCCTCGGCGCTGGTGTTCTTCGCCTTCATCGGCTTCGACGCCGTGACCTCGGCGGCCGAGGAAGTCAAGCGTCCGGAACGCGATCTGCCGATCGGTATTATCGGTTCGCTGGCCGGTTGCACGGTGCTGTACGTGATCGTCTCGGCCATCATGACCGGCATCGTCCCCTACAAAGAATTCCTCGGCATCGACCATCCGGTCACGCTGGCCTTGCAGCGCGCCGGTGAAAACTGGTTCGCCGGCTTCGTCGACCTGGGCGCGATCCTCGGCATGACCACCGTGATCCTGGTGATGGCCTACGGCCAGACCCGCATCATCTACGCCATGTCGCGCGACGGCCTGCTGCCGAAACGCCTGTCGAACGTTCATCCGCGTTTCCATACACCGTTCCTGGCGACCTGGATCGTTGGTATCGTGTTCGGCCTGCTGGCCGCCGTCGTGCCGCTGAACGTGTTGAGCGAACTGGTTAACATCGGTACGCTGGCTGCATTCAGCCTGGTGTCGATCGCCATCATCATCCTGCGCAAGACCCGTCCGGACCTGAAGCGCGCTTTCCGCTGCCCAGGCGTGCCTTATGTGCCGGCGCTGGCCGTGATCTTCTGCGTGACGCTGATGTGTTACCTGAGCTGGGTCACCTGGGTCGCCTTCGGCATCTGGCTGGCCATCGGCCTGGTCGTCTACTTCGGCTACGCCCGCAAGCACTCGCTGCTGAACAAGTAAATCTGCCTTACGCTGCCCGCGGCTGGAATTTCTTCCGGTACGACGCGGGCAGCAGTCCCACCCGCTGCCGGAACAAACGGCGGAACGAGTTACTGTCTTCATATCCCACTTTGAACGTAATGCTGTCAAGGCTCATGCGGGTTGATTCCAGCAGGTGCTTGGCTTTCTCCAGCCGCAGCGTTTGCAGGTAGGCCAACGGCGTGTAGCCGGTCGCCTCCTTGAAGCGGCGCATGAAATTGCGCACGCCGAAGCCGAAGCGAGGCGCCAGTTCGTCTATCGACAGCGGCTGGTCGTAGTGCTCCTCCAGCCAGTTCTGCACGCGCAGGATATCGGCGTCGCCATGGCTCTTCGGCATAGACCACAATACATACACCGACTGTTCGCTGCGCGCGTTATCGATCAGCAGATAGCGACTACATTTCTGCGCCAGGTCCAGCGAACCATATCGCCGGATCAGATGCAGCAGCAGGTCCATCGCAGCCGTTGCGCCGCCGCTGGTGATGAGGCGATTGTCTTCGCATAGTGTTTCGCCTTCATCCATGCGCACATCGGCATAGCGCTTGCGGAACAGGTCCGCGAACGCCCAGTGGGTGGTGGCGCGCGCGCCGGACAGCAGGCCGGTTTCCGCCAGCATGAAGGTGGCGGTGCACATGGTGGCCAGCACGGCGCCTTGCCGGTGTCGTTCGCGCAGCCAATCGCCGTAACGGCCAAAGCCGGGCAAGGCTTCCCGCAACGTGAACAGGAAGCCCGGGATGAGCACCAGGTCGGTGTGCCCGATATCAGCGATCGCCACGTCGGGCTGCAAGGTCTGGCCGCGCAGCGTGGTGACCGGCCTGCCATCCAGCGAGGCCGTCACCACGTCGAATACGGGTTCGTCGGCAAACAGGTTGGCGGCGGTGAGCAGTTCCAGCGCAGTGGTGGCGCTGGCGGCCGAACACAGGTCGGCAAACAGGATCGTCAGGTGCATGGGATGGTTATGTCATATATCGCATGAAAAAAGTCGTTTCTGCACCTACCTTATCAGATCCGCCTCGCCTATAGTGGTGGCCATCCTCTACTGACCTATACATTATGAACCTCTGGTTTCGACTGATCTGGATGCTGCTGCATCGCCCGTGGCGCAAGACCGCCGATCCTTACTCCACCACCGTGGTGCGCATGCGCGTCTGGCCGCTGGACCTGGATTTGAACCGCCATGTCACCAACGGCCGCTATTTCACGCTGGCCGATATCGGCCGCATGGATTTCGTGCTCAAGACCGGCGCCTTCCGCACCGCGCTGCGCCACAAGGCCGTACCCATCGTCGGCGATGCCTGGGGCAAGTTCCGCCGCGAGCTGAAGTTGTTCGAGTCGTTTGAAATCCACACCCGCATGCTGGGCTGGGACGACAAGTGGAGCTTTCTGGAGCACCGCTTCGTCAAGGACGGCCGGGTCGCCGGCGTGGTGGTGATGCGCGGCGTGTTCCGCTCATCTAAAGGCACGGTGCCGCCGGCCGACATCGTCATGGACCTCGGCATGGCGGAACTATCGCCGCCACTGCCGCAATGGCTGACGGCGTGGTCGAACAGCTGCGACGGCATGAGCGTCCAGCTACGCGACGAAGAGAAAGCTTAAATCCCTTCCAGGCTCAGGGCGCGCACCGCGCCCTTGAGCTGCGCGTGCAGCAGCGCGCGCTCTTCCTCGGTCGTAGCGGGGAACATCTGTAACTCCACTTCCCGCACTTTCGCATCGCACTGGCCCAGGATGGCGTGACCGTCCGCCGTCAGCTGGATCTGGATGATGCGCCCGTGCGCCGGGTCCGGCGTGCGCTCGATCCAGCCCTTGCCTTCCATCGACTTCACCATCTCATTGGCCGACTGCGGCGTGGTCATGATGCGCACCGCCAGCTGCGCGTTCGACAGCACGCCGTGCGCGCGGAACACCGACAGCGCCGTGTACTGCGGCACCGTCAGCCCGGCCGGCGCCACGCAGTCGCGCAGTCGCTTGTTCAAAATGTGATCGAGACGCCCCACCAGATAGGCCAGCCCCGCGGGCCGGTTTTCTGACTTCGCCGAATTTGCCGAATTTTCTTCAACCATAAAAATCATCTTGTAAAACGTAATAGGTGGGTATAGTATAAGGAACATATCAGGTAGCCTGATAACAAACTTACACACAGGAGATATTGTATGTCCAAATACGAAGGCCGATGGGATACCGTCAAAGTCGAGATCGAAAACAGCATCGGCTGGATCACCCTGAACCGTCCGGAAAAGCGCAACGCCATGAGCCCAACGCTCAACCGCGAGATGATCGACGTGCTGGAAACGCTGGAGCTGGACGAAGAAGCGCAAGTGATCGTGCTGACCGGCGCCGGCGATAGCTGGACCGCCGGCATGGATTTAAAGGAGTACTTCCGCGAGAACGACGGCAAGCCGGAGATCTTCCAGGAGCGCCTGCGCCGCGACTGCTCGCAATGGCAGTGGAAGCTGCTGCGCATGTACTCCAAGCCGACCATCGCCATGGTCAACGGCTGGTGCTTCGGCGGCGCCTTCTCGCCGCTGGTGGCCTGCGACCTGGCCATCGCCGCCGATGAAGCGGTGTTCGGCCTGTCCGAGATCAACTGGGGCATCCCGCCCGGTAACCTGGTCAGCAAAGCCGTCGCCGACACCATGGGCCACCGCCAGGCGCTGCACTACATCATGACCGGCGATACCTTCACCGGCCAGGAAGCGGCCGCCATGGGCCTGGTGAACAAGAGCGTGCCGCGTTCCGAGTTGCGCGCGGAGACCATCGCACTGGCCGAAAAGCTGCTGGCCAAATCGCCGACCGTGCTGCGCATCGCCAAGAACGGCTTCAAGCGCTGCCGCGAACTGAATTGGGACCAGAACGAGGACTACCTGTACGCCAAGGTGGACCAGTCCAACTACCGCGATCCGGAAAAGGGCCGCGCTCAGGGCCTCAAGCAATTCCTGGACGATAAGACCATCAAGCCCGGCCTGCAAACCTACAAACGCGGTTAAGCCTCTACAATAAAAAAATCCAAGGAGACCAGCATGTTCAATACCGATCTGCTTATCGGGGGCGCCACCGGCGCCGCCGCCAACGGCGCCGTCTTCGAGCGCCGCAACCCGGCCAATGGCGAAGTCGCCACGCGCGCTGCCGCCGCCACGCTGGAAGATGTGGACCGCGCGGTACATGCCGCGCAGACGGCTTTCCCCGCCTGGTCGGCAATGCTGCCGGGCGCGCGGCGCGCACTGCTGCTCAAGGCGGCGGAAGTGATGGAATCGCGCCGCGCTGAATTTGTCGAACGCGGCATCGCCGAAGCGGGCGGCGCCCCGGTCTGGTATCAGTTCAATGTGACGCTGGCGGCTAACATGCTGCGCGAGGCGGCCGCCATGACCACCCAGATCGGCGGCGAAGTCATACCGTCCGACGTACCGGGCTCGCTGGCCATGGGCATGCGCCAGGCCTGCGGCGTGGTGGTCGGCATCGCACCTTGGAATGCGCCGGTGATCCTCGGCACCCGCGCGGTGGCCATGCCGCTCGCCTGCGGCAATACCGTGATCCTCAAGGCTTCCGAGTTGTGCCCTGCCCTGCATCGCCTGATCGGCAGCGTGTTCGACGAAGCGGGCTTCCCGCCGGGCGTGGTCAACGTCATCACCAATGCGCCGCAGGATGCGCCGCAAGTAGTGGAACGCCTGATCGCCGCGCCGGCCGTGCGCCGCGTGAACTTCACCGGTTCCACCAATGTGGGCCGCATCATCGCCCAGCATTGCGCCACGCATTTGAAACCGGTGCTGCTGGAACTGGGCGGGAAGAATCCCATCATCGTGCTGGACGACGCCGATATCGACGCCGCCGTTGAAGCTGCGGCGTTCAGCGCCTTCTTCAACCAGGGCCAGATCTGCATGTCGGCCGACCGCATCATCGTCGACAACAAAATCGCCGATGCGTTCCTCGACAAATTCGCAGCCAAAACCAGCAGCTTGAAAGCGGCGCACGCCGAC is a genomic window containing:
- a CDS encoding aldehyde dehydrogenase, encoding MFNTDLLIGGATGAAANGAVFERRNPANGEVATRAAAATLEDVDRAVHAAQTAFPAWSAMLPGARRALLLKAAEVMESRRAEFVERGIAEAGGAPVWYQFNVTLAANMLREAAAMTTQIGGEVIPSDVPGSLAMGMRQACGVVVGIAPWNAPVILGTRAVAMPLACGNTVILKASELCPALHRLIGSVFDEAGFPPGVVNVITNAPQDAPQVVERLIAAPAVRRVNFTGSTNVGRIIAQHCATHLKPVLLELGGKNPIIVLDDADIDAAVEAAAFSAFFNQGQICMSADRIIVDNKIADAFLDKFAAKTSSLKAAHADAPLTGMIDASAVQRVSGMLRDAQERGARVLQSWSDVQGNLMQPAIVDGVTAEMRVYQEESFGPIVSLLRFDTEDEAVHLANDSEYGLSSAVFSRDIGRAMAVAKRIESGICHINGPTVHDEAQMPFGGVKHSGQGRFGGKAAIAEFTELRWITIQTTPRHYPI